A window of Calonectris borealis chromosome 3, bCalBor7.hap1.2, whole genome shotgun sequence contains these coding sequences:
- the LOC142079948 gene encoding uncharacterized protein LOC142079948: MAHVLVTGSNPDILSNEKYQNAVFERSGCLTKTLGYTSSDKCYGRPPLAPHQLCARPLLQPSAQILRLSLGLPLAEPLLPVEAPSPGTAAGAARRDPLPGGDPAGAEPRREEAGSGTAGAGPRPAGAGSPQPQPRPPAPPGRREAPGVPRGRAPFGPFLPLGGQSAPAVLEVEVAEVAAGTQEPAQLDLAAELLSREALAVGVGAAAGGPGFSESLRPLPAGPQGGALSQPLPCCPGAAAMSLPLVVQQRPARGHRCEAKGGAGPQPVSLDVKIHIITPENAAWFCTPTPLALHPLSISDAGVLVLQGPSRNTCAFSRGDSTGTVLPVSRTQQRVEAQSEKAQATALQSVWAITPHQVIKSGAILAQGAGVTAHVLLEGDDTAVFLPYRRVGNGCTPRNITKSIGGGLSPSLRP; this comes from the exons ATGGCTCATGTGTTGGTTACGGGATCCAATCCGGACATACTCAGTAACGAGAAGtatcaaaatgcagtttttgagAGGAGTGGCTGTCTCACTAAAACTCTTGGTTATACCAGCAGTGACAAATGCTACGG CCGACCGCCCCTGGCCCCCCACCAACTCTGCGCCCGCCCTCTCCTCCAGCCGAGCGCCCAGATCCTGCGCCTCAGCCTGGGCCTCCCGCTCGCAGAACCGCTGCTGCCGGTCGAAGCCCCGTCCCCGGGCACGGCAGCGGGCGCAGCACGCCGCGACCCCCTCCCGGGGGGGGATCCGGCGGGggcggagccccggcgggaggaggcgggcTCAGGGACGGCGGGGGCAGGGCctcggccggcgggggcaggGTCTCCTCAGCCTCAGCCCCGCCCACCCGCTCCTCCGGGACGGAGGGAGGCTCCGGGGGTGCCCCGTGGGCGGGCGCCATTTGGGCCTTTCCTGCCCTTGGGGGGCCAGAGCGCCCCGGCCGTGCTTGAAGTTGAAGTTGCCGAGGTGGCGGCCGGGACCCAGGAACCGGCTCAGCTCGATCTTGCTGCGGAACTTCTGTCCCGTGAGGCCCTGGCAGTAGGTGTCGGTGCGGCCGCAGGTGGCCCAGGATTTTCGGAAAGCCTCCGGCCGCTTCCAGCCGGGCCCCAGGGCGGGGCactctcccagcccctgccatGCTGTCCGGGGGCGGCGGCCATGTCGCTCCCGCTCGTGGTGCAGCAACGGCCAGCACGAGGGCACCGCTGCGAGGCgaagggaggggcggggccgcaACCTGTTAGTCTGGACGTGAAGATTCATATAATAACCCCTGAGAACGCCGCGTGGTTCTGTACCCCGACTCCTCTTGCTTTACATCCTCTATCGATATCAGATGCTGGAGTTCTTGTACTTCAGGGACCTTCGAGGAATACCTGTGCCTTCTCTAGAGGAGATAGCACCGGAACGGTGTTACCGGTGTCGCGAACCCAACAGCGAGTTGAAGCTCAATCTGAAAAAGCGCAAGCCACAGCTCTTCAGTCTGTGTGGGCAATTACCCCGCACCAGGTTATCAAATCTGGAGCGATACTAGCCCAAGGAGCTGGAGTAACGGCGCATGTGTTACTGGAAGGAGATGATACTGCTGTTTTCCTCCCTTATCGCAG AGTAGGTAATGGCTGTACACCAAGGAACATTACAAAATCGATTGGTGGTGGACTATCTCCTTCTTTGAGACCATAA